One genomic window of Deltaproteobacteria bacterium includes the following:
- the pnp gene encoding polyribonucleotide nucleotidyltransferase, producing MQVTLEAQVGGKTLSIQTGKIARQANGSVVVTYGETMVLVTAVASNEDRPGDFFPLTVEYQEKVYAAGRIPGNYFRREVGRPSEKETLTARQVDRPIRPLFPKGYMQEVQVIATVLSMDQENDPDTLALVGASAALCISDIPFNGPVASVRVGRIDGQLIINPTLAQIPECDLNITVAGSKDGIVMVEGGGKFLSEAEVTDAVYFGQEAIQAIIGIQLDLIKTVGVAKRQFNPPAKDEELWNKVKEMAAGRLRAACDIPDKLVRADTIRALGKEVMASLGEDYASRGKEVSEIMHDLLREVVRNMVLNDGLRIAGRGMEEVRAITAEVGVLPRTHGSALFTRGETQALGVLTLGSAGDEQRVETLSGDESRPFMLHYNFPPYSVREVKRLGGPSRRELGHGGLSTRAIREVLPEKEVFDYTIRIVSEILESNGSSSMATVCAASLALMDGGVPIKSPVAGIAMGLMQEGAKVAVLSDILGDEDHHGDMDFKVAGTRDGITSVQMDIKIESLSRAVLEKALEQARQGRLHILSKMNEAISGTRAELSVHAPRVFTIKIHPDKIREVIGPGGKVIRAIQAETGTKVDIEDTGLVKVAAVIAADGERAVRMIKAITAEPEVGEIYEGTVTRTTDFGAFVQIIGNTEGLCHISQLDTQHVKKTTDVVKEGDKIRVKVLELTKDGKIRLSRRALLEEADGKGNPKNETPQRNPNPN from the coding sequence ATGCAAGTCACATTAGAGGCCCAGGTTGGAGGCAAGACCCTTTCCATCCAGACGGGCAAAATCGCCAGGCAGGCCAACGGCAGCGTCGTGGTGACCTACGGCGAAACCATGGTCCTGGTCACTGCGGTGGCCTCGAACGAGGACCGCCCCGGCGACTTTTTCCCCCTTACGGTGGAATACCAGGAAAAGGTCTACGCGGCAGGACGCATTCCCGGCAACTACTTCAGGCGCGAAGTAGGCCGCCCATCCGAAAAGGAAACCCTGACCGCAAGGCAGGTGGACCGCCCCATCCGCCCCCTTTTCCCCAAGGGCTACATGCAGGAGGTCCAGGTGATCGCCACGGTCCTTTCCATGGACCAGGAAAACGACCCGGACACCCTGGCCCTGGTGGGCGCTTCGGCGGCCCTGTGCATTTCCGACATCCCCTTCAACGGCCCGGTGGCCAGCGTCCGGGTGGGCAGAATAGACGGCCAGCTCATAATAAACCCCACCCTTGCCCAGATTCCCGAATGCGACTTGAACATCACCGTGGCCGGAAGCAAGGACGGGATAGTGATGGTCGAAGGCGGCGGAAAGTTCCTTTCCGAAGCCGAGGTCACCGACGCCGTCTACTTCGGCCAGGAGGCCATCCAGGCCATTATCGGCATACAGCTTGACCTTATAAAGACAGTGGGAGTCGCCAAAAGGCAGTTCAATCCGCCTGCCAAGGACGAGGAACTTTGGAACAAGGTCAAGGAAATGGCCGCTGGCAGGCTTCGCGCCGCCTGCGACATACCGGATAAGCTCGTCCGGGCCGACACCATCCGCGCCTTAGGCAAGGAAGTAATGGCCTCCCTGGGCGAGGATTACGCGAGCCGGGGCAAGGAAGTAAGCGAGATCATGCACGATCTGTTGCGAGAAGTGGTGCGCAACATGGTTCTGAACGATGGTTTGCGCATCGCCGGGCGCGGCATGGAAGAGGTCCGGGCCATCACCGCCGAAGTCGGCGTTCTGCCCCGCACCCACGGTTCCGCCCTTTTCACTCGCGGCGAAACCCAGGCCCTGGGCGTTCTCACCTTAGGCTCCGCAGGCGACGAGCAGAGGGTCGAGACCCTCTCCGGCGACGAAAGCCGCCCCTTTATGCTGCACTACAATTTCCCGCCCTACTCGGTGCGGGAGGTCAAGCGCTTGGGCGGCCCCAGCCGCAGGGAACTCGGCCACGGCGGCCTTTCCACCAGGGCCATCAGGGAAGTGCTGCCCGAAAAAGAGGTCTTCGATTACACCATCAGAATCGTCAGTGAAATACTTGAGTCCAACGGTTCATCCTCCATGGCCACCGTGTGCGCGGCCTCCCTTGCGCTCATGGACGGCGGCGTTCCCATAAAGAGCCCGGTCGCAGGAATAGCAATGGGGCTCATGCAGGAAGGCGCCAAGGTGGCGGTGCTTTCGGACATCCTGGGAGACGAGGACCACCACGGCGACATGGACTTCAAGGTGGCCGGAACCCGGGACGGCATCACCTCGGTTCAGATGGACATCAAGATCGAAAGCCTCTCCCGCGCGGTCCTGGAAAAGGCCCTTGAGCAGGCCCGCCAGGGACGCCTGCACATCCTTTCCAAGATGAACGAGGCCATAAGCGGCACCCGGGCCGAGCTTTCCGTGCACGCGCCCAGGGTCTTCACCATCAAAATTCACCCGGACAAGATCCGCGAAGTGATAGGCCCCGGAGGCAAGGTCATCCGCGCCATCCAGGCCGAGACCGGCACCAAGGTGGATATCGAGGACACCGGGCTTGTGAAGGTGGCCGCAGTAATCGCCGCAGACGGCGAGCGCGCGGTTCGCATGATAAAGGCCATCACCGCAGAGCCCGAAGTTGGCGAAATCTACGAGGGCACTGTGACGCGCACCACGGATTTCGGGGCCTTTGTCCAGATCATCGGCAACACCGAGGGCCTGTGCCACATAAGCCAGCTTGACACCCAGCACGTCAAGAAAACCACCGACGTGGTCAAGGAAGGCGACAAGATCAGGGTCAAGGTTCTGGAACTCACCAAGGACGGCAAGATCCGCTTGAGCCGCCGGGCGCTTTTGGAAGAAGCTGATGGAAAAGGCAATCCGAAAAACGAGACTCCCCAACGGAATCCGAATCCTAACTAA